A genomic segment from Gadus morhua chromosome 4, gadMor3.0, whole genome shotgun sequence encodes:
- the LOC115542151 gene encoding alpha-(1,3)-fucosyltransferase 9-like — MRNLTAVPTDRTIILIWFWPFNYKFSPECIGSDLHGLHFTDNRSLYNQAHLVFFHHRDIRTDLSNMPKEPRPWFQKWVWMNKESPANCHRIPQATSLFNLTNNYRLDSTVPGRYGEITQRKTAKDDFKLPAKDKLVCWIVSSWNQNHKRVHFYNELKKHIHIHTYGAAFGMKVSRDEGVQLITSCKFYLSFENSISKDYITEKVYNPLSMGTVPVVLGPSRNNYEEHIPGSSFIHFEDFDTPKKLADRLHYLDQNQEEYMSYFLWRREFVAKRGSWGMDVCRTYKYMENAPGFQTINNLNKWFWG, encoded by the coding sequence ATGAGGAATCTCACGGCGGTGCCCACTGATAGGACAATAATATTGATCTGGTTTTGGCCATTCAATTACAAATTTAGCCCTGAATGCATTGGATCTGATTTGCACGGACTACACTTTACCGACAACAGGTCCCTGTATAACCAGGCTCACCTGGTCTTCTTCCATCACAGGGATATCCGGACTGATCTTTCCAACATGCCCAAGGAGCCACGACCATGGTTTCAGAAATGGGTGTGGATGAACAAAGAGTCCCCTGCTAATTGCCATCGAATACCTCAGGCCACTAGCCTGTTCAATTTAACAAACAACTACAGGCTGGATTCGACGGTGCCAGGACGATACGGAGAAATAACTCAACGCAAAACCGCCAAGGATGATTTTAAATTACCAGCTAAGGACAAACTGGTATGTTGGATTGTTAGTAGCTGGAACCAAAATCACAAAAGAGTCCATTTCTACAATGAACTGAAAAAGCATATCCATATTCATACTTATGGGGCCGCATTTGGAATGAAAGTTAGCAGAGATGAGGGAGTCCAGTTAATTACTAGCTGTAAGTTCTACCTGTCCTTTGAGAACTCTATCTCTAAAGACTACATCACAGAGAAGGTATACAATCCCCTGTCAATGGGAACAGTGCCAGTTGTTCTAGGTCCTTCTAGAAATAATTATGAGGAGCACATTCCTGGTAGTTCATTCATCCACTTTGAGGACTTTGATACCCCAAAGAAGCTTGCTGACAGATTACACTACCTCGACCAGAATCAAGAAGAGTACATGAGTTACTTTCTCTGGAGACGGGAATTTGTGGCCAAACGTGGAAGTTGGGGCATGGATGTTTGCCGTACGTACAAATATATGGAAAACGCCCCTGGATTCCAAACAATTAACAATCTAAACAAATGGTTCTGGGGTTAA